The DNA segment ATTTCTGTCGGCATCTGAAACTGTTTCTACGTTGTCATAAAAACCGTCAATAGTGATATGCCCGTCTTCATCAATAAGTCTGGCAATCATTCTTGAGAGCACGTGGATAGGATTTGGAACTGCGCCGCCGTATAATCCCGAATGCAGATCTCTATTAGGCCCCTCCACTTCTACTTCCACATAGCTTAAACCCCGTAAACCTGTTGTAACTGTTGGCTGTTCATTGCTGTAAATATGAGTATCGGAAATTAAAATACAATCACAGGAAAGTTTTTCTTTGTTTTCGTTTACAAAATCTCCGAGACTTACCGAACCTACTTCTTCTTCCCCTTCCAGAATAAATTTAACATTACAGGGAAGTGTATTGGTTTTCATCATGGCTTCAAATGCCTTGAGGTGCATGAAAAACTGTCCTTTATCATCCGCAGAACCTCTTGCAAATATTGCTCCCTCAGGGTGAAGTTCCGTTTTTTCAATATAAGGTTCAAAAGGAGGTTTTTTCCAAAGTTCCAAAGGATCAGCCGGCTGTACATCGTAATGTCCATATACTAAAACGGTCGGCAGATTTTTATCTAACATTTTTTCCCCGAAAACAATAGGATATCCTTTGGTCTGACAAACTTCCACATGATCAGCACCAGCATTTTTAAGATGTTCTGCCACGACATCTGCACATTTCAAAACGTCATCTTTATACGCAGGATCTGCAGAAATAGAAGGAATTCTCAGTAATTCAAACAATTCATCTACGAAACGTTGCTTGTTTTCGTTGATGTAATTTAATGTCTCTTGCATTGTAAATTATTATTTTGTTAAAAGTAAAAAATTTGCCCCGCCGGAACAAACAAAAACACATAATTTTCCTCAGGTATACAGGTGGTTTATGCAGACCAGCATCCTTAAATCTTATATAAAAATTATTAATTCACTAAATAATTGCTTTCAAAGCCTAAGAAATTTTAGGAATGTTTTTACTTTGCGGCGGCTTCGCCGCCGCAAAGTAAAAACAACAATGCAAAAAAATGTCCCGCGCATATGCGCGGGACATTTTTTATTTTTACTAATAAATTAGTGTTCAGCTTTTGGCGTCTGAGAACCTTCCGGTATCGGAGTAGCGTCAGAATGCTTATTATCTTCTTCTTTATGCTTCGGAGCACCTGCAGTATCTGTTTTTGCAGGAGCTTCATGTCCGTCGTGTGCATCTCCTCTGTATTCAGAAAGATTATCCTGCTCGCCACTTGTCTGTTCGTCATCAGAGTATCTTTCCACGCCTTCCTCAAGTTTGATAACTTTTTTGTTACCTCCTGCCTGGATCTTTTTACAGCTTACCGCAACAGTAGCAAGGGCTAAACATATAACTAATTTTTTCATATGGAAAATTTATTTTTTAAAGATATATGAAATCGCATTACTATAGCCATGTATCTTATTTCAGCCGTCAGCGATTGCATGCTTATTTTTTTAATTGCCCAAAATTAAGAAATCTTGTATTTTACAGCAACATTTTTAGACTGATTTTAAAATTATTTTGCCTTTTTTGGATTGCGTAAAAATAAGATACTTTTCACCTCCATCTTTTAGGCTGTATTTTTTTTTAATCTCTTCCGGTTTTAGAGGATAATTTTTTGAAATAATATTATACTGGCTTTTCTTTTGGATCTTTTTGGCATCAACAATTTCCATTTCAAATACTCTTCCGGGAAAATCATTTATCTGCGAATCAGAAGTATAAATATGAGTATTTGGATGAAGCTTTTTCAGGCCGTTTTTACAAGAAATAAGGTTAAAAATACCTGCTTTTAAAATGGCATTATTAGGGATATAGATATATTTTTCGGGCTCCCCATACTCTGCATGAGCATTTTCTTCATCTCCAACTGTAAATTCAAAAACAGGATCATCACTTTCGAGATTTACACAATGGCAGGAAATTGTATCATTTTTTTGACCGGATAAGAAAACAACAATTTCTTTTACATCATTTTTAACCGCAATAACGTCGATCCTGAAAATATTTGGTAAAACAGACACCAGATATTTCAAATCTATTAACGGAGAAAGTTTAATGACAACCTTTTGAGCAGAAGACAATAGTCTTTGCTGAATAGCCAGAATATCGGGCGAAAGATCTTCCAGCAGGAAAACTTTATTTTTATTGCTGTCTCTGCGCGCCGGATCAAGATAAATCACATCAAATACCTCTTTATTTTCCTTGAGAAAATCTTCAAGTTTCTGATTAACAAAAGTTGCTTTTTTTCCTAAAATATTCCAGTTATTGCGTACAATTTCAAGAAGATCCGGGTTTTGCTCTATTAATGTGATTTCCTTAAAATTTTCAGATAAATGATAAGCATCAATCCCAAATCCTGTAGTCAGATCAATAAATTTTTCACCCTCCAAAAGTCTGGATTTATATTGAGCTGTCTTTTCCGACGAAGATTGTTCTACGTTAAGCTGTGGCGGAAAAATAATACCTTCTTTTAACAAAAAAGGAAACTTTTTCTGTGCTACCTGTTTTCCTTTGATCTGCTGTACAATCTCGTGCATAGAAACTCCCGGAAATGGTGATTTTTTCAATAACAAAGTGTGTAAATCTGTATTGAGATTTGCGTTGATATAGTCCTGTATGTTCTGATCTAATATTTTAACCACAGATTTCTCAGATTTGCACAGATTTGTAATATATTTTAGTAATCTAAATTTCCGTTTATTTTCCTGAATATGCTTTTTGCTATATAATCTGTATAAAAATTCACTAAAATACCTAATTTAAGATCAGTGAGCTTTAGATAAGTCAATAACTGCTGATGATGAATATTTTTAATTTCTGTTATGGCTTTTACTTCAATTATTACTTTATTTTCAACAATAATATCAGCAATAAAACCCGAATCTA comes from the Chryseobacterium nepalense genome and includes:
- a CDS encoding dipeptidase, which codes for MQETLNYINENKQRFVDELFELLRIPSISADPAYKDDVLKCADVVAEHLKNAGADHVEVCQTKGYPIVFGEKMLDKNLPTVLVYGHYDVQPADPLELWKKPPFEPYIEKTELHPEGAIFARGSADDKGQFFMHLKAFEAMMKTNTLPCNVKFILEGEEEVGSVSLGDFVNENKEKLSCDCILISDTHIYSNEQPTVTTGLRGLSYVEVEVEGPNRDLHSGLYGGAVPNPIHVLSRMIARLIDEDGHITIDGFYDNVETVSDADRNDMNKLKDNPEEFKKSIGLNGVEGEKGYTTLERTSIRPTLDCNGIWGGYTGEGAKTVIPSKAFAKISMRLVPYQTPEEITEKFTNYFKKIAPENVKVKVTPHHGGMPYVLPTDTKEFMAAKHAMETAFGKEVLPYRGGGSIPITAMFEQVLGAKSVLMGFGLDSDAIHSPNEHYGLFNFYKGIESIPLFFENYSK
- a CDS encoding class I SAM-dependent methyltransferase is translated as MVKILDQNIQDYINANLNTDLHTLLLKKSPFPGVSMHEIVQQIKGKQVAQKKFPFLLKEGIIFPPQLNVEQSSSEKTAQYKSRLLEGEKFIDLTTGFGIDAYHLSENFKEITLIEQNPDLLEIVRNNWNILGKKATFVNQKLEDFLKENKEVFDVIYLDPARRDSNKNKVFLLEDLSPDILAIQQRLLSSAQKVVIKLSPLIDLKYLVSVLPNIFRIDVIAVKNDVKEIVVFLSGQKNDTISCHCVNLESDDPVFEFTVGDEENAHAEYGEPEKYIYIPNNAILKAGIFNLISCKNGLKKLHPNTHIYTSDSQINDFPGRVFEMEIVDAKKIQKKSQYNIISKNYPLKPEEIKKKYSLKDGGEKYLIFTQSKKGKIILKSV
- a CDS encoding GxxExxY protein; protein product: MKENEISFYIRKCIFSVYNELGPGLLEKVYENVLVQELQNNGLTVKSQVPMKIKYKNTFLDSGFIADIIVENKVIIEVKAITEIKNIHHQQLLTYLKLTDLKLGILVNFYTDYIAKSIFRKINGNLDY